In the genome of Deltaproteobacteria bacterium, one region contains:
- a CDS encoding carbamoyltransferase: MNTNAKTGATILGISCFYHDAAACLVRDGDVLAAAQEERFTRKKHDPSFPGNAVRYCLEEAGIRIDDLSYVVFYDKPFLSFERILMTYLTVAPRGLRSWLQAMPRWLGQKLHVPKVLKKETGYEGDVLYTEHHEAHAASAFYPSPFEEAAVLTIDGVGEWATASYGFGKGKDLTLLKELHFPDSLGLLYSAFTYFTGFRVNSGEYKLMGLAPYGTPRYKERILSELMDMKEDGSLRLNLSYFDFLGGLRMTNKRFSALFGGPPRSPETEITQREMDIAASIQAVTEEAVLKMARHVHRETGLNKLCLAGGVALNCVANGRILRNGPFEEIWIQPAAGDAGGALGAALSVWHRFLGNERVTVEGKDRQKGSYLGPRFSNEAIKDFLETVGAAYHEVQDQNRSAVVAEQIAEGKIVGYLAGRMEFGPRALGARSILGDPRRDDTQTVMNLKIKYRESFRPFAPSVLEEKADRYFESDRPSPYMLLVADVKAERRLPQPSRDGMPMLERLKVKRSDIPAVTHLDYSARLQTVNSETKPDYHGVISEFERRTGCPVLVNTSFNVRGEPIVCTPRDAYRCFMRTEMDVLVMENCVLFKEEQPPWEEETDWRNELELD, encoded by the coding sequence ATGAATACGAACGCTAAAACCGGCGCCACTATCTTGGGCATTTCGTGTTTTTATCATGATGCCGCCGCCTGCCTGGTTCGGGACGGCGATGTTCTGGCGGCGGCTCAGGAGGAACGATTCACTCGCAAAAAACACGATCCCTCGTTCCCCGGGAATGCCGTCCGATATTGTCTGGAAGAGGCCGGTATCCGCATCGACGACCTCTCCTACGTGGTGTTTTATGATAAGCCGTTCCTGAGTTTCGAGCGAATCCTGATGACGTATCTGACCGTGGCCCCAAGGGGCCTCCGGTCCTGGCTTCAGGCCATGCCCCGATGGCTCGGCCAGAAACTCCATGTGCCCAAAGTTCTCAAGAAGGAGACGGGCTACGAAGGGGACGTGCTGTACACCGAGCACCACGAGGCTCACGCGGCGTCGGCTTTTTATCCGTCACCCTTCGAGGAAGCGGCTGTCCTGACCATCGACGGAGTGGGCGAGTGGGCCACAGCCAGCTATGGCTTCGGTAAAGGGAAGGATCTGACCCTGCTGAAGGAACTTCATTTCCCGGATTCGCTTGGGTTGTTGTATTCGGCGTTCACGTATTTCACCGGATTCCGAGTGAATTCAGGCGAATACAAATTGATGGGACTGGCTCCCTATGGCACTCCGCGATACAAGGAACGGATTCTTTCGGAGCTGATGGACATGAAAGAAGACGGTTCCCTCCGCTTGAATCTGTCCTATTTCGATTTCCTGGGCGGCCTTCGGATGACGAACAAGCGTTTCTCCGCTCTGTTCGGAGGACCTCCCCGAAGTCCTGAAACGGAAATCACTCAGAGGGAAATGGATATCGCAGCCAGTATCCAAGCGGTAACCGAGGAGGCTGTCCTCAAAATGGCGCGTCACGTTCACCGGGAGACGGGCCTGAATAAGCTTTGCCTCGCCGGGGGAGTTGCCTTGAACTGCGTGGCCAACGGGCGGATTCTGAGGAACGGCCCCTTTGAAGAGATCTGGATACAGCCTGCCGCGGGGGATGCGGGTGGAGCGCTTGGAGCGGCCCTGTCCGTCTGGCATCGGTTTCTCGGGAACGAAAGAGTCACGGTCGAGGGAAAAGACCGCCAGAAAGGCTCCTACCTGGGGCCGCGTTTCTCCAATGAAGCGATCAAGGATTTTCTCGAGACCGTGGGCGCGGCGTATCACGAGGTACAAGATCAAAACCGGTCGGCCGTTGTGGCGGAACAGATCGCTGAAGGAAAAATCGTGGGTTATCTGGCGGGCCGAATGGAGTTCGGGCCGAGAGCCCTGGGAGCACGCAGCATCCTGGGCGATCCGAGGCGGGACGATACGCAGACCGTCATGAACCTGAAAATCAAATACCGAGAGTCTTTCAGGCCCTTCGCGCCTTCGGTCCTGGAGGAAAAGGCGGACCGGTATTTCGAGTCGGACCGGCCCAGCCCGTACATGCTGCTGGTGGCCGATGTAAAAGCGGAAAGAAGGCTCCCCCAGCCTTCAAGGGACGGAATGCCCATGTTGGAGCGTCTGAAGGTCAAGCGGAGCGACATCCCCGCGGTTACGCATCTGGACTATTCGGCTCGACTCCAGACGGTGAACTCGGAGACCAAGCCCGACTATCACGGCGTGATTTCGGAATTCGAGCGCCGCACCGGTTGCCCGGTGCTTGTGAACACGAGTTTCAATGTGAGAGGGGAACCCATCGTCTGCACCCCCCGGGATGCGTATCGGTGTTTTATGCGCACGGAAATGGACGTGCTGGTGATGGAAAATTGCGTTCTGTTCAAAGAAGAGCAGCCGCCCTGGGAAGAGGAAACGGACTGGCGAAATGAACTCGAACTCGACTGA
- a CDS encoding acetate--CoA ligase family protein codes for MHADRLKPIFAPQSIAVIGATNRPGSVGRAVMENLIHGNFTGGIYPVNKDSRFIHSIRTYPSILDIPDPVDLGIVIVPPPAVEEVVEQAAEKGVKGVIVITAGFKEIGGVGVEREERLKTKLANLHISLIGPNCLGIINTNPGISMNASFSRNMPRHGRIAVISQSGALCTAIMDYAAGHDIGFSKFVSFGNKADVDEIDLLDFLKDDPDTDVIVMYLEDITDGRRFLETAREINWQYRKPMLAMKSGRSPKGALAASSHTGALAGSDAAYDAIFHQSGIQRMNNLGEVFDAAIAFARQPLPKGNRIAIITNAGGPGIMTVDAADRFNLELAELKKDTKERLASFLPSTANLNNPVDIIGDADYKRYEGAIRTVLEDENVSGAIVIMAPQAITDILQTAEILPRATQGIEKPVLCVFMGIVDVSEGVRYLESHGFPNYFLGEQAVHAMASMVHFTTRMTIPDREVISYEVDTDRAREFIGKTLGKKDSVYLPQTEANTLLSYYGFPVLEGGKIAREEDIEPALDRIGFPVAMKIDSPDVVHKFDAGGVMLKIKSVGEAKDAFRRIIGNVKQRHPEARITGVRIEEMAKKGVEVILGANRDPKFGAMVMAGLGGTFVEVMKDVTFRLAPMWKRSAYRMLESLKMYPLLKGIRGMPPSDIEAIEECILRLSQLMTEQPEVAELDINPLIVYPEGRGCVVADSRIVLKRSVSTT; via the coding sequence ATGCACGCCGACCGTTTGAAGCCCATCTTTGCACCGCAATCCATCGCCGTCATCGGCGCGACCAACCGACCCGGCAGCGTCGGACGCGCGGTGATGGAGAATCTCATACATGGTAACTTCACAGGAGGTATTTATCCGGTCAACAAGGATTCCCGCTTCATCCATTCCATTCGGACCTATCCGTCCATCCTGGACATTCCGGATCCTGTGGATCTCGGAATTGTAATCGTACCTCCCCCTGCCGTGGAAGAAGTGGTGGAGCAGGCCGCGGAAAAAGGCGTCAAGGGCGTGATTGTCATTACAGCCGGATTCAAGGAGATCGGAGGCGTTGGGGTCGAACGTGAAGAAAGGCTCAAAACCAAATTGGCCAATCTCCACATTTCCCTCATCGGACCCAACTGTCTTGGCATTATCAACACGAATCCCGGCATTTCCATGAACGCCAGTTTCAGCCGAAACATGCCCCGGCACGGCAGGATCGCCGTCATTTCACAAAGTGGAGCACTGTGCACCGCTATTATGGACTATGCGGCAGGCCACGACATCGGATTCTCGAAATTCGTTTCCTTCGGGAATAAAGCGGACGTGGATGAAATCGATTTGCTGGACTTTTTGAAGGACGATCCGGACACGGACGTGATTGTCATGTATCTCGAGGATATCACGGACGGAAGACGCTTTCTGGAAACCGCTCGAGAAATCAACTGGCAATACCGGAAGCCCATGCTGGCCATGAAATCCGGTCGTTCTCCCAAGGGGGCCCTCGCCGCGTCCTCCCACACCGGAGCTCTGGCGGGATCCGATGCCGCCTATGACGCCATTTTTCATCAGAGCGGCATCCAGCGTATGAACAATCTGGGAGAAGTTTTCGACGCGGCCATTGCCTTCGCCCGCCAGCCGCTGCCCAAGGGAAACCGCATAGCCATCATCACGAACGCCGGCGGGCCCGGCATTATGACCGTGGATGCCGCGGATCGGTTCAATCTCGAGTTGGCGGAGTTGAAGAAAGACACAAAGGAGCGATTGGCGAGCTTTCTGCCGTCCACGGCCAATCTGAACAACCCGGTGGACATTATCGGAGACGCCGACTACAAAAGGTACGAGGGCGCCATACGAACCGTTCTCGAAGACGAAAACGTTTCGGGCGCCATTGTGATTATGGCCCCTCAGGCCATTACCGACATTCTTCAAACCGCGGAAATCCTGCCCCGAGCCACACAAGGGATCGAGAAGCCGGTGCTTTGCGTGTTCATGGGAATCGTGGACGTATCGGAAGGCGTCCGCTATCTCGAAAGCCATGGGTTCCCGAACTATTTTCTGGGCGAACAGGCGGTGCACGCCATGGCGAGCATGGTTCACTTCACCACCCGTATGACCATACCGGATAGGGAAGTCATCAGCTACGAGGTGGACACCGATCGGGCTCGGGAATTCATCGGGAAAACGCTGGGAAAAAAAGATTCGGTATATCTTCCTCAGACCGAAGCCAACACCCTTCTTTCCTATTACGGATTCCCGGTTCTCGAGGGAGGAAAAATCGCCCGGGAAGAAGATATCGAGCCTGCACTCGATCGCATTGGATTCCCGGTGGCCATGAAGATCGACTCACCGGATGTGGTCCATAAATTCGACGCGGGCGGCGTGATGTTGAAAATCAAGAGTGTCGGGGAGGCTAAAGACGCCTTTCGGAGAATTATTGGAAATGTGAAACAGCGTCATCCCGAGGCCCGTATAACGGGCGTCCGTATCGAGGAGATGGCAAAGAAAGGCGTCGAAGTGATTCTGGGCGCCAACCGCGATCCCAAATTCGGAGCCATGGTCATGGCTGGACTGGGGGGCACCTTCGTCGAGGTGATGAAGGACGTCACCTTCCGTCTCGCTCCCATGTGGAAACGAAGCGCCTACCGCATGCTCGAATCGCTCAAAATGTACCCGCTGTTGAAGGGAATCCGCGGTATGCCCCCTTCCGATATCGAGGCCATCGAGGAATGTATCTTGAGGTTGTCTCAACTGATGACGGAGCAACCTGAAGTGGCCGAACTGGATATCAACCCCTTGATCGTGTATCCTGAGGGCCGGGGCTGCGTGGTGGCCGACAGTCGGATCGTGCTGAAGAGGTCTGTTTCAACGACATGA
- the nifS gene encoding cysteine desulfurase NifS: protein MKTIYLDNNATTRTAPEVVEAMLPYFSDLYGNPSSMHYFGGQVEKSVRLAREKVASLIGAEPGEIVFTSCGTESDITAIFGTLESYPEKRHMVTTRVEHPAVNHVAQVLTKRGYRVTQVPVDRSGGLDLKQLDTAITPDTAVVSVMWANNETGVVFPIEEIAGIVKEKGSVFHTDAVQAAGKIPLDMSRQNHIDMLSISGHKLHAPKGIGVLYVRKGTRLAPYIIGGHQERGRRGGTENVPYIIGLGRASELALGRLDDENTRVSALRDKLEKGILDPIPNTLLNGQGQPRLPNTLNVSFEYIEGESILLMLSKLGICASSGSACTSGSLEPSHVLRAMGVPFTAAHGSIRFSLSYYNEEEEIDFVLAQLPDIVRKLRAISPFCRPVSERLPERLPELAESREPVEPVEGGRRVERF, encoded by the coding sequence ATGAAAACGATCTATCTGGACAACAACGCCACCACCCGCACCGCGCCCGAAGTGGTCGAAGCCATGCTCCCCTATTTCTCCGACCTGTATGGAAACCCCTCGAGCATGCACTATTTTGGCGGACAGGTAGAAAAGAGCGTCAGACTGGCCCGCGAAAAGGTCGCCTCGCTGATCGGGGCCGAGCCCGGCGAAATCGTTTTCACATCGTGCGGCACCGAAAGCGATATCACCGCCATATTCGGAACCCTGGAATCCTATCCTGAAAAGCGGCACATGGTCACAACGAGAGTGGAGCATCCCGCGGTCAATCATGTGGCCCAGGTGCTCACCAAACGGGGATATCGAGTCACCCAGGTCCCCGTGGATCGTTCCGGCGGGCTGGATCTGAAGCAGCTCGATACGGCCATTACGCCGGATACGGCTGTGGTCAGCGTGATGTGGGCCAACAACGAAACCGGCGTCGTGTTTCCGATCGAAGAGATCGCCGGCATCGTAAAAGAAAAGGGCAGTGTTTTTCACACGGACGCGGTCCAGGCCGCGGGCAAGATTCCCTTGGACATGTCCAGGCAGAACCATATCGATATGCTGTCGATTTCCGGGCACAAGTTGCACGCTCCCAAAGGCATCGGCGTGCTGTACGTGCGCAAAGGCACCCGGTTGGCGCCCTATATCATCGGCGGTCATCAGGAGCGGGGTCGACGGGGAGGTACGGAAAACGTACCGTACATCATCGGCTTGGGCAGGGCGTCGGAGCTGGCCCTGGGACGCCTGGACGACGAGAATACTCGAGTGTCGGCTCTCAGAGACAAACTCGAAAAGGGTATTCTCGACCCCATACCCAACACGCTACTCAACGGGCAGGGCCAGCCGAGGCTTCCGAATACCCTGAACGTGAGTTTCGAATATATCGAAGGCGAGTCGATATTACTCATGTTGAGCAAACTGGGTATCTGCGCGTCTTCCGGCTCGGCCTGCACGTCGGGCTCGCTGGAGCCGTCTCACGTGCTGCGCGCCATGGGCGTCCCATTCACGGCGGCCCACGGCTCCATCCGCTTTTCGCTGAGTTACTATAACGAGGAAGAAGAGATCGACTTCGTACTGGCGCAACTGCCGGATATCGTAAGGAAACTGAGAGCGATTTCCCCGTTCTGTCGCCCCGTGAGTGAGCGCCTCCCGGAGCGCCTCCCGGAGCTTGCTGAAAGCCGTGAGCCTGTCGAACCGGTCGAAGGGGGACGCCGGGTCGAAAGGTTTTGA
- a CDS encoding SRPBCC family protein — protein MGGKVMIILAAAIMVFCITGPGTAGAADKMVHNDAYSRSIVISAPENAVWEVLKDPAGLPGWVPGIKATVITSETKQGVGTVREITLDDGLLIEEHFVAWKEGRHVSYIMVKGFPLRGYFATMAMEPLSDGAVLFTWSVYYTTQEMTDDEFKTFSNNLRTFFEGTLQNLKKILEK, from the coding sequence ATGGGTGGAAAGGTAATGATCATTCTGGCCGCAGCGATCATGGTCTTTTGCATCACCGGCCCGGGCACGGCCGGCGCAGCCGACAAGATGGTTCATAACGATGCGTACAGCCGATCCATCGTTATCAGCGCTCCCGAGAACGCCGTTTGGGAGGTGTTGAAGGACCCGGCCGGTCTCCCTGGTTGGGTCCCAGGCATCAAGGCGACGGTCATAACTTCCGAAACGAAGCAGGGCGTTGGTACGGTCCGCGAAATCACGCTGGATGACGGCCTCCTGATCGAGGAACATTTCGTCGCCTGGAAAGAGGGGCGTCATGTATCCTACATCATGGTCAAAGGCTTTCCCTTACGAGGATACTTCGCGACCATGGCCATGGAGCCGTTGTCGGACGGTGCGGTTCTTTTTACCTGGTCGGTGTATTACACCACCCAGGAAATGACCGACGATGAATTCAAGACGTTCAGCAACAACTTGAGAACCTTTTTCGAAGGCACCCTCCAAAACCTGAAAAAGATATTAGAGAAATAA
- a CDS encoding sugar phosphate isomerase/epimerase encodes MAAKRGVSTCWKSAEAKDGDELISGMARIGLSGLELEYRIRGRMYRQMKGSLTQGHFQVLSIHAPFPLPDDLPRTSASGDLFNMASWDADVRREAVAVTRKTLETANDLEVDRVVLHGGYIEELKDEARAFHEALKREQTLSPAAKEDLERLIERRSEKASEGVDRLLFCLESLLKPAERLGVSICLENRFSPHELPDKDELSRILGAFEGASIGFWLDVGHAAFQERLGLASLEDWLEFVPGPLKGVHVHDCKAWDAHLPPGRGDVDFKRLESAFECAPVLIFEIDGSFPPEAVIEGIEYFENEFPAD; translated from the coding sequence ATGGCTGCGAAACGGGGCGTATCCACCTGTTGGAAATCCGCGGAAGCGAAGGATGGCGATGAACTGATATCGGGCATGGCCCGGATCGGGCTTTCCGGCCTGGAACTCGAGTACCGGATTAGGGGCCGCATGTACCGGCAGATGAAGGGGAGCCTCACTCAGGGTCATTTTCAAGTGCTGTCCATCCACGCTCCGTTTCCCTTGCCCGACGATCTGCCTCGAACTTCGGCAAGCGGCGACCTGTTCAATATGGCGTCGTGGGACGCGGACGTGCGTCGCGAGGCGGTCGCCGTCACGCGAAAAACCCTGGAAACGGCCAACGATCTCGAAGTGGACCGGGTCGTGCTCCATGGAGGCTATATCGAGGAGCTGAAAGACGAGGCCCGCGCATTCCACGAGGCCTTGAAACGGGAACAGACCCTGTCTCCGGCCGCCAAAGAAGATCTGGAGCGGCTGATCGAAAGGCGAAGCGAAAAGGCTTCCGAAGGAGTCGATCGGCTGCTGTTTTGCCTCGAGTCCCTTCTCAAGCCTGCCGAACGTCTGGGAGTGTCCATTTGCCTCGAGAATCGTTTTTCCCCGCACGAACTGCCCGACAAGGACGAATTGAGCCGCATTTTGGGCGCCTTTGAAGGCGCTTCCATCGGGTTCTGGCTGGACGTGGGGCACGCGGCTTTCCAGGAACGGTTGGGCCTGGCCTCGCTCGAAGATTGGCTCGAGTTCGTTCCGGGACCCCTCAAGGGCGTCCACGTGCACGACTGCAAGGCATGGGACGCCCATCTGCCCCCGGGCCGGGGCGACGTGGATTTCAAACGTCTCGAATCCGCGTTCGAGTGCGCCCCCGTACTGATCTTCGAGATCGACGGCTCCTTCCCCCCTGAAGCGGTTATCGAGGGGATCGAGTATTTCGAGAACGAATTTCCGGCCGATTGA
- the nifU gene encoding Fe-S cluster assembly protein NifU: MWEYTDKVKHYFEEPVNVGVVEDADGVGEVGSLACGDALKLTFKLGPDGRIADARFQTFGCASAIASSSALTEIIKGMTLEEASKVTNRDIANYLGGLPKEKMHCSVMGMEALEAAIANYRGEEIKKEQEGEIVCECFGITDREIERVIRENHLTTREEVTNYTKAGGGCEGCHDKIQDILNRILAEEKGKPVEKKKEEAPRKKLTNLQKIKLIQETLDREIKPALQADGGDIELIDIEGNRVLVALRGACSACSAAEVTLKGYVETKLREFVTDELVVEEVK, translated from the coding sequence ATGTGGGAATACACCGATAAAGTGAAACACTATTTCGAGGAGCCGGTGAACGTCGGCGTTGTGGAAGACGCGGACGGTGTAGGCGAGGTCGGATCGCTGGCGTGCGGCGACGCGCTCAAGCTGACGTTCAAGCTGGGACCGGACGGTCGTATTGCGGACGCCAGGTTCCAGACGTTTGGATGCGCCAGCGCCATAGCTTCTTCATCCGCGCTGACGGAAATCATCAAGGGAATGACCCTCGAGGAGGCCTCGAAAGTGACCAATCGCGACATTGCCAACTACCTGGGCGGCTTGCCCAAGGAGAAAATGCACTGTTCGGTTATGGGCATGGAGGCTCTGGAAGCGGCGATCGCCAATTATCGGGGCGAGGAAATCAAGAAGGAACAAGAGGGCGAGATCGTCTGTGAATGCTTCGGCATCACCGATCGAGAGATCGAACGGGTGATCCGGGAAAACCACCTCACCACTCGAGAGGAAGTGACGAATTACACCAAAGCGGGCGGGGGTTGCGAAGGCTGCCACGACAAGATCCAGGACATCCTGAATCGCATTTTGGCGGAAGAGAAAGGCAAGCCCGTTGAAAAGAAGAAGGAAGAGGCTCCCCGGAAAAAATTGACCAACCTGCAGAAGATCAAGTTGATTCAAGAGACTCTCGACAGGGAAATCAAACCCGCGCTGCAGGCGGACGGCGGCGACATCGAGCTGATCGACATAGAAGGGAACCGGGTTCTGGTGGCCCTCAGAGGCGCGTGTTCGGCGTGCTCGGCCGCTGAAGTGACCCTGAAAGGGTACGTGGAAACGAAATTGCGGGAATTCGTGACGGACGAACTCGTGGTAGAGGAGGTCAAGTAA